From a region of the Microterricola gilva genome:
- a CDS encoding FadR/GntR family transcriptional regulator, with the protein MPQSIRAATLTRAAVFTPLHTEGRAELVEQRLSDAIVSGVLPDGERLPSELELAKQLGVAVVTARESLEALRSRGLVTTRRGRDGGSFVTFSGHARHDILDQRVDALARSEIRDMGVHYSAIAGMAAELAADRAGPLDVETLRTISSSFDVAEEGAARRALSRFQLELAALSQSARLVREELRLQAEFGPVLWLCLSEAEHREHGLDVLHTVTAAVEAVDPDAARRESTRHIAMAVDWLVARKGMLAQQREKMPA; encoded by the coding sequence GGTGTTCACCCCCCTGCACACCGAGGGGCGGGCCGAGCTCGTCGAGCAACGGCTGAGCGACGCCATCGTGTCCGGTGTGCTGCCAGATGGCGAGCGGCTGCCGAGCGAACTGGAACTCGCCAAACAGCTCGGTGTCGCCGTCGTCACGGCCAGGGAATCGCTCGAGGCACTGCGCTCGCGCGGCCTCGTGACGACGCGCCGCGGACGCGACGGCGGCAGTTTCGTCACCTTCTCCGGGCACGCCCGCCACGACATCCTCGATCAGAGGGTCGATGCCCTCGCCCGCAGCGAGATCCGTGACATGGGCGTGCACTATTCGGCGATCGCCGGCATGGCGGCAGAGCTGGCCGCAGACAGGGCCGGCCCGCTCGACGTGGAGACTCTTCGCACCATCAGCTCGTCGTTCGACGTCGCAGAGGAGGGCGCGGCCAGGCGAGCGCTGTCGCGGTTCCAGCTGGAACTGGCCGCACTCAGCCAATCGGCGCGGCTCGTGCGCGAGGAACTGCGGTTGCAGGCCGAGTTCGGGCCCGTGCTCTGGCTGTGCCTGAGCGAGGCCGAGCACCGGGAGCACGGCCTCGACGTTCTCCACACCGTGACCGCGGCCGTCGAGGCGGTCGATCCGGATGCCGCGCGCCGCGAGTCGACGAGGCACATCGCGATGGCCGTCGACTGGCTCGTCGCCCGCAAGGGCATGCTGGCGCAGCAACGCGAGAAAATGCCGGCCTGA